A segment of the Sporomusaceae bacterium FL31 genome:
TGACGCATTATTGGAGTGGGCAGAGGTTTACGGAAATTACTATGGAACACCATATCATCACGTTAAGGAACTATTAGATAGCGGTAAAGATGTAGTTTTGGAGATTGATACGCAGGGAGCTATGCAAGTAAAAGGAAAATTTCCGCAGGGGGTTTTTATTTATATAGTTCCACCATCATTAGAAGAATTAGCTGACCGGATACATAAACGTGGAACAGATTCTGTGGAGAGTATTAAAAGGCGCTTAAGTTGCGCTACTGCAGAAATGAATAAGGTATATAGCTATAACTATGTAGTAGTGAATGACGAAGTGCCGATCGCGGTACGTAAGATTGAAGCCATCATTAGTGCCGAAAAATGTAGTGTATCGCGCAGTGGTAATTTAATACAGCAAATCTGTAAATCTGATTTGAAAGAATAGGGAGGACCTTTATGATACATCCTTCATTGGACGCTCTTGTAAACAAAGTTGACAGTAAATATACGCTTGTAGTTCTAGCTGCTAAGCGGGCTCGCGAACTCATGAGCGGTGAGAATTCAACAGTTGATAGTAAGTCAAATAAGCAAGTGACGGTTGCTCTGGAAGAAGTCGCACAAGGAAAAATTGCTTATGAAAGAACGAAGACCGGAATCAAGTAGGGGGCTTGCCATGTTAAAAGGAAAGAATGTCGTCATGGGCGTGGCGGGTGGAATAGCTGCCTACAAATCTGTAGAAATAGTAAGTCGCTTGCGTAAGTTGGGATGTTCCGTACATGTTATAATGACTGCGGCTGCAACTAATTTTGTTACGCCGCTTACTTTCCGTGAGATTAGTGGTAATCCTGTAGTAATCGACATGTGGGAAGAGCCTAAAAAATGGAATGTTGAGCATATTGCGCTAGCTACAAAAGCTGATCTTTTTTTAATAGTACCTGCGACTGCTAATATAATCGGTAAAGTGGCCAATGGAATAGCAGATGATATGTTATCAACCACTGTGATGGCAACAAAAGCCCCGGTAGTATTTGCGCCTGCTATGAACACTAATATGTTTTTAAATCCAATTGTTCAAAAGAACATAAGTGAATTAATAGGGCTTGGTTACCATTTTATTGAGCCTGATACTGGGATGTTGGCATGTGGTGTTGAAGGGCCTGGGCGATTGCCGGAGCCGGCAGTTATCGTAGAAAAGGTGCTTAATACTTTGATCTCAAAACAAGATTATGCGGGGAAAAAAATAGTTATAACAGCAGGCGGCACAATTGAGCCGCTTGACCCTGTTCGCTTTATTGGCAATCGATCCAGTGGGAAAATGGGATATGCATTAGCAAAAAATGCAGCCGCGCGTGGGGCAAAAGTTGTTTTGGTTTCGGGACCAACCAGTTTGCTATCCCCAGAGGGAGTTGCTGTAATCAGAATAGAAACAGCAGCTGAAATGCGTCAAGCTGTATTGCAGGAGTTTGGCGATGCGGACATTGTTATAAAGGCAGCTGCCGTTGCGGATTATCGACCAGAAATGGTGGCAACACATAAAATAAAAAAAGCTGGGGAAACATTAACGATAGTATTAGAAAAGAATCCGGATATTCTGCTAGAACTTGGCCAACTCAAAAAACCAAATCAGATTCTGGTTGGTTTTGCTGCTGAAACTCAGGATCTCATTGAGAATGCTTTAGCAAAAATAAAGAAAAAAAACCTGGATATGATTATCGCTAATAATGTAACGCTGCCAGGTGCAGGATTTAATACAGATACTAATATTGTAAAAATTATTGATAAAGAGGGTACAGTGGAAGATTTGCCTCAAATGTCAAAAAATGAACTTTCTAGAATTATTTTAGATAAAATTCTTGAATAGTGGAAAATTAGTATTGATTTTTTCACGCTTTTAAATTAAAATTGCAATTGTGAAAAAATACATATTGTATACTCATCAAGAGTTGGTGGAGGGAATGGCCCAATGAAACCGCGGCAACCATTGACATTATGTCAAAACGGTGCCAAATCCTGCAGTGACAACTGCAAGATGGGAGGACGACTCACTCTCCCAATTGGGAGTTTTTTTCTTGTCAAAGCATATTAGGAGGTAATAGTTATGGAGAAGAAACGTGTATTGTTTACTTCAGAATCTGTAACCGAAGGTCATCCGGATAAAATTGCTGACCAAATTTCAGACAGTGTTCTTGATGCAATCCTTGCAAAAGATCCAATGGGACGTGTAGCTTGTGAAACTCTTGTTACTACTGGCTTAGTCCATGTAGTTGGTGAAATTACAACAAGCTGCTATGTAGATATTCCAAAG
Coding sequences within it:
- the gmk gene encoding guanylate kinase codes for the protein MTQQGILIVLSGPSGTGKGTICQELLRNYPNLHYSISATTRSPRFGETNGLNYWFISKEEFQSMISDDALLEWAEVYGNYYGTPYHHVKELLDSGKDVVLEIDTQGAMQVKGKFPQGVFIYIVPPSLEELADRIHKRGTDSVESIKRRLSCATAEMNKVYSYNYVVVNDEVPIAVRKIEAIISAEKCSVSRSGNLIQQICKSDLKE
- the rpoZ_2 gene encoding DNA-directed RNA polymerase subunit omega, with amino-acid sequence MIHPSLDALVNKVDSKYTLVVLAAKRARELMSGENSTVDSKSNKQVTVALEEVAQGKIAYERTKTGIK
- the coaBC gene encoding phosphopantothenoylcysteine decarboxylase yields the protein MLKGKNVVMGVAGGIAAYKSVEIVSRLRKLGCSVHVIMTAAATNFVTPLTFREISGNPVVIDMWEEPKKWNVEHIALATKADLFLIVPATANIIGKVANGIADDMLSTTVMATKAPVVFAPAMNTNMFLNPIVQKNISELIGLGYHFIEPDTGMLACGVEGPGRLPEPAVIVEKVLNTLISKQDYAGKKIVITAGGTIEPLDPVRFIGNRSSGKMGYALAKNAAARGAKVVLVSGPTSLLSPEGVAVIRIETAAEMRQAVLQEFGDADIVIKAAAVADYRPEMVATHKIKKAGETLTIVLEKNPDILLELGQLKKPNQILVGFAAETQDLIENALAKIKKKNLDMIIANNVTLPGAGFNTDTNIVKIIDKEGTVEDLPQMSKNELSRIILDKILE